One window of Clostridia bacterium genomic DNA carries:
- a CDS encoding S-layer homology domain-containing protein translates to DSMLGKMGVSCAIFDPVTNTMGRKITLTDDEYANLDPQICSDGERAYITYMKRDLTNRDVRLQDADDLLDFTGTYSVMACITIDAGYGAVVPDGGGNHERYNTIQHPTIIDPLVLDYNTAAVKVGEGSWMLETYTVDTDGNINDTAEDRELYLAITSVSNNVKYRPIRIMTNAESPSAPKLTRLGDEVWLSWLSEGYVFNMVNVTDLLSALFDPTNDTEEDSVQLDTYAVASAYWEADASDWNWYKKTASDLNMTDEEFEDSIYDDLSRGELRTYSTTFWKDDALQSAGDSYSLVSDGTDVYIFFTAYDQDPDSSGMDLCALRFQNDGESVGFGSAVRLTKGDRVFDELDITMTDDSRAAVVANCYDNLNDGNGGVYRSDNSLVLLNLLPTCTLAVPKGSCSVSGELFPGGVANVSFVLENSGLLNAEGYDVTATLISGGERTELGRITNAEPVMGGESVSLDIGWEVPGDVSGAKIEILASALDENGEVIGGRAVTVIDVPDAVQLEVKDLDVTRGENNGDAHLTATVKNTGSKASSEVGVDLELCRQNGSVLRTIDAGGAPTLSPGEEKAIDIYFTPQESEYNRYDYIDLRLTAVSSEDSDTSYAMLIKSDLYTADINESGPEPEPVPLPSDGGGGGGGGSSAAANAVNTASSDELQNGSVSISSKSARANDTVVVTAYPDEGYRTAGVSVTDASGREVPVTDNGDGTYSFTMPETAVTVTPEFVKAGDADASDVSVRFADVNADAWYCDAVQWAVDNGIMNGVAEILFAPDDSTTRAMVVTMLWRFAGKPEAQAPSGFTDVPKESWYSEAVAWAAESGAVKGITEDTFEPDTPVTREQLAAILYRYAKAQGKGFVGMWAFPLGYADADKVSEYAYEPLCWMTMKGIINGIDGETLAPAADATRAQIAAIFMRFFEEMASEADQTAEVFTVE, encoded by the coding sequence AGACTCCATGCTGGGAAAGATGGGCGTTTCCTGCGCGATATTCGACCCCGTTACGAACACAATGGGCAGAAAGATAACTCTTACGGACGATGAATACGCGAACCTGGATCCGCAGATATGCTCCGACGGCGAACGCGCTTACATAACCTATATGAAGCGCGATCTTACGAACAGGGACGTAAGACTTCAGGATGCGGACGACCTTTTAGACTTCACGGGAACGTACTCCGTTATGGCCTGCATAACGATCGACGCGGGCTACGGCGCCGTAGTGCCCGACGGAGGGGGCAATCACGAACGCTACAACACCATACAGCATCCAACGATAATTGACCCGCTCGTGCTGGATTACAACACGGCTGCAGTAAAGGTGGGCGAAGGAAGCTGGATGCTTGAGACTTACACGGTCGATACGGACGGGAATATTAACGACACAGCAGAGGACAGAGAGCTTTATCTTGCAATAACGAGCGTATCGAACAATGTTAAATACCGCCCCATACGCATAATGACTAATGCCGAAAGCCCCTCTGCGCCCAAGCTTACGAGACTTGGCGATGAGGTGTGGCTGTCGTGGCTGTCCGAGGGATACGTCTTCAACATGGTAAACGTGACAGACCTGCTTTCAGCGTTATTCGATCCGACGAACGACACGGAGGAAGATTCCGTACAGCTAGATACTTACGCTGTAGCCTCTGCATACTGGGAGGCAGACGCCTCCGATTGGAATTGGTACAAGAAGACGGCGTCCGACCTGAATATGACAGATGAGGAATTTGAGGACAGCATTTACGATGACCTTTCGCGCGGAGAGCTTCGTACGTACAGCACTACCTTCTGGAAAGACGACGCACTCCAAAGCGCTGGCGACTCCTACAGCCTCGTTTCCGACGGCACGGACGTATATATATTCTTCACGGCATACGATCAGGATCCCGATTCTTCGGGAATGGATCTGTGCGCGCTTCGCTTCCAAAATGACGGCGAGAGCGTGGGATTCGGCAGCGCGGTAAGACTCACCAAGGGCGACCGCGTATTCGACGAGCTTGATATCACCATGACGGATGACAGCAGGGCGGCAGTCGTTGCAAACTGCTATGACAACCTGAACGACGGAAACGGCGGAGTATACAGAAGCGACAACTCGCTCGTGCTTCTCAATCTGCTGCCCACATGCACCCTTGCGGTGCCGAAGGGATCGTGCTCCGTTTCGGGAGAGCTCTTCCCAGGCGGCGTTGCGAATGTAAGCTTCGTGCTTGAGAACAGCGGACTGTTGAACGCGGAAGGCTATGACGTGACTGCGACGCTCATTTCAGGCGGCGAACGCACCGAGCTCGGTCGTATTACGAATGCGGAGCCTGTCATGGGCGGCGAGAGCGTAAGCCTTGATATCGGATGGGAAGTGCCGGGAGACGTTTCGGGCGCAAAGATAGAGATCTTGGCTTCGGCGCTCGATGAGAACGGAGAAGTTATTGGAGGACGCGCAGTTACGGTGATAGACGTGCCCGACGCGGTACAGCTTGAGGTTAAGGATCTTGACGTAACTCGCGGAGAAAATAACGGCGACGCGCATCTTACCGCGACAGTAAAGAATACAGGCAGCAAGGCGTCGTCCGAAGTTGGGGTAGATCTTGAGCTTTGCAGACAAAACGGCAGCGTGCTTCGCACGATAGACGCAGGCGGAGCGCCGACGCTTTCGCCCGGCGAGGAAAAAGCGATAGATATTTACTTCACACCTCAGGAATCGGAATACAACAGATACGATTATATTGACTTAAGACTCACGGCAGTATCTTCGGAGGACAGCGATACTTCGTATGCAATGCTTATAAAATCGGATCTCTACACCGCCGACATAAACGAATCGGGCCCCGAGCCCGAACCTGTGCCGCTGCCGAGCGACGGAGGAGGCGGCGGTGGAGGCGGCTCCTCCGCCGCAGCCAACGCTGTAAACACGGCGTCTTCTGACGAATTGCAAAACGGCAGCGTAAGCATAAGCAGTAAGAGCGCAAGGGCAAATGACACGGTAGTCGTTACGGCATATCCCGATGAGGGATACCGCACCGCAGGCGTGAGCGTTACCGATGCAAGCGGCAGAGAAGTCCCCGTTACTGATAACGGCGACGGAACTTACTCGTTTACGATGCCCGAAACGGCGGTGACCGTAACGCCCGAATTCGTAAAGGCAGGCGATGCGGACGCTTCTGATGTAAGCGTAAGATTTGCAGACGTGAACGCGGACGCATGGTACTGCGATGCAGTGCAATGGGCAGTTGATAACGGGATCATGAACGGCGTGGCAGAGATCTTGTTTGCGCCGGACGACAGCACGACGCGCGCTATGGTAGTTACGATGCTGTGGCGTTTTGCAGGCAAGCCCGAGGCACAGGCGCCTTCGGGATTTACGGACGTGCCAAAAGAAAGCTGGTACTCGGAAGCAGTCGCATGGGCGGCCGAGAGCGGCGCGGTCAAGGGTATCACGGAAGATACTTTCGAGCCCGACACTCCGGTGACGCGCGAACAGCTCGCGGCCATACTTTACCGTTACGCAAAGGCGCAGGGCAAGGGCTTCGTAGGCATGTGGGCGTTCCCGCTTGGATACGCCGACGCGGATAAAGTCTCCGAATACGCTTACGAGCCGCTCTGCTGGATGACGATGAAAGGCATAATAAACGGCATTGACGGGGAGACGCTTGCTCCCGCAGCCGACGCGACGCGCGCGCAGATAGCCGCGATATTCATGCGCTTCTTTGAAGAAATGGCAAGCGAGGCAGATCAGACGGCCGAAGTTTTCACGGTCGAATGA